One Oxobacter pfennigii DNA segment encodes these proteins:
- the spoIIIAC gene encoding stage III sporulation protein AC, producing MDVDMIFRIAAVGILVAVLHQVLKNSGREEQAMMTTLTGLIIVLFMVVNLISKLFNTVKTMFQLY from the coding sequence ATAGATGTTGACATGATATTCAGAATAGCTGCTGTCGGAATACTGGTAGCTGTTTTGCATCAGGTACTTAAAAATTCGGGTAGGGAAGAGCAGGCTATGATGACAACTTTGACGGGGCTTATAATAGTACTTTTTATGGTAGTCAACCTCATAAGTAAATTATTTAATACAGTAAAGACCATGTTCCAGTTATACTAG
- the spoIIIAB gene encoding stage III sporulation protein SpoIIIAB encodes MIKTIGLLLVFISASGVGLILGSQYSSRVRQIKHLKIALQMLETEIVYSNTPLPLAFESVLMRCENPIKKLFTSAVEMLNKRTYSTVGEAFEASLEETKEFFSLKKEDMEILKSFGYSLGNSDVEGQIKSFSVIIKQLDSLEIKAEELRQKNERMYKHLGYLSGLAIVIILM; translated from the coding sequence ATGATAAAAACAATAGGTCTTTTGTTGGTATTCATCTCAGCTTCAGGGGTAGGTTTAATATTAGGCTCACAATATAGTTCCCGGGTAAGGCAGATTAAGCATTTAAAGATTGCTCTTCAAATGCTTGAAACCGAAATAGTTTACTCAAATACTCCGCTGCCGCTAGCCTTTGAAAGCGTACTTATGCGGTGTGAAAACCCCATAAAGAAATTATTTACTTCTGCAGTTGAAATGCTGAATAAAAGGACTTACAGCACTGTGGGTGAAGCCTTTGAAGCTTCTTTAGAGGAGACAAAAGAATTTTTTAGCCTTAAGAAAGAGGATATGGAAATTTTGAAAAGCTTCGGGTATTCATTAGGGAATTCTGATGTGGAAGGACAAATTAAAAGTTTCAGTGTGATCATCAAACAATTAGACAGCCTGGAAATTAAAGCCGAAGAGTTAAGGCAGAAAAATGAACGAATGTATAAACACTTAGGTTATTTATCCGGCCTGGCTATTGTAATAATACTTATGTAG
- the spoIIIAD gene encoding stage III sporulation protein AD, with translation MEIFQIVGLALVATILSVLLKGQKPELAIQLSIVTGAIIFIFMISRVSAVLVLLQDVANRVSLDLVYLTSVLKIIGIAYISTFGAEICRDAGESAIASKVEFAGKILIMILAIPILMAVLEIIIKIMP, from the coding sequence ATGGAAATATTCCAGATAGTTGGACTAGCCCTCGTCGCTACAATATTATCCGTTCTCCTTAAGGGACAGAAGCCTGAGCTTGCAATTCAATTAAGTATAGTAACAGGGGCGATAATATTCATATTTATGATTTCCAGGGTATCTGCCGTTTTAGTGCTTTTGCAGGATGTGGCCAACAGGGTAAGCCTGGATTTAGTCTATCTTACTTCGGTATTAAAGATTATAGGGATAGCATACATATCTACCTTTGGAGCAGAGATATGCCGGGATGCCGGTGAGAGTGCAATAGCATCCAAGGTAGAATTTGCCGGCAAAATTCTTATCATGATTCTAGCCATACCAATACTTATGGCAGTATTGGAAATAATAATTAAAATTATGCCTTAG
- the spoIIIAA gene encoding stage III sporulation protein AA gives MDSYEKVKISKVLKEEILTGISPKIKDLINKIPEEYLNKLEEIRLRLNKPLMLNIGGRDFFLTSKGEIYLRLINPYIVSKDDCEKTLQLLSNYSVYAIEEELKGGYITLKGGHRVGIVGRGIIDNGKIKALKNISGFNIRISRQVIGAADSLLKYLVRKENDIYNTLIISPPQCGKTTLLRDLIRQLSSGAESLNISGLKIGLCDERSEIAGSFEGMPQNDVGIRTDVLDACPKSQGLIMLIRSMSPNIIATDEIGSRADMDAVYEGLNAGIRIITTIHGDSLEEVLQRPFIGDVVKNKVFERLVILSKRCGPGTIEDIIDGVNFNSLINKPFR, from the coding sequence GTGGATTCCTATGAAAAGGTTAAAATATCAAAAGTACTGAAAGAAGAAATATTAACCGGTATTTCTCCTAAAATAAAGGATCTGATAAATAAAATTCCCGAAGAATACTTGAATAAACTGGAGGAAATAAGATTAAGGCTTAATAAGCCTTTAATGCTTAATATCGGAGGCAGGGATTTTTTTCTTACTTCAAAGGGAGAAATATACTTAAGGCTCATAAATCCTTACATAGTTTCAAAAGACGATTGCGAAAAGACTCTCCAGCTTTTAAGCAATTATTCTGTTTATGCCATAGAAGAAGAATTAAAGGGAGGATACATAACATTAAAAGGCGGCCACAGGGTGGGCATTGTAGGCAGGGGTATTATAGATAACGGAAAAATAAAAGCATTGAAGAATATCTCCGGCTTTAATATAAGAATATCAAGGCAGGTAATAGGGGCTGCAGACAGCCTTTTAAAATATTTAGTAAGAAAAGAAAATGATATATACAATACCCTTATAATTTCACCTCCCCAATGCGGAAAGACAACTCTTCTTCGGGATTTGATACGCCAGCTAAGCAGCGGTGCTGAGTCTTTAAACATCAGCGGATTAAAAATAGGGCTGTGTGATGAGAGATCAGAAATAGCAGGCTCATTTGAGGGAATGCCTCAAAACGATGTCGGAATAAGAACAGATGTCCTCGATGCCTGTCCAAAATCACAAGGGCTTATCATGCTTATCCGCTCCATGTCGCCCAATATTATTGCTACGGATGAAATAGGCAGCAGAGCCGATATGGATGCGGTATATGAAGGTCTTAATGCAGGTATAAGGATTATTACCACAATTCACGGTGACAGCCTTGAAGAAGTATTACAGAGACCCTTTATAGGGGATGTTGTAAAAAATAAGGTCTTTGAAAGGCTGGTCATATTAAGTAAAAGATGCGGTCCCGGCACCATAGAAGACATAATAGACGGTGTGAATTTTAATTCACTTATTAATAAACCATTCAGATAA
- a CDS encoding CD1247 N-terminal domain-containing protein encodes METIKEKVSYIKGLADGLDINDNSKEGKVLRSIIEVLQGMAEAIEDLEGAQAELDEYVEAIDEDLADVEEELYGEEEEEDDGFIEIECPNCNETVYLDEELFDDEDEEILCPNCHEPIHFECGCCGHDHDDAHDHHHHDHEH; translated from the coding sequence ATGGAAACTATTAAAGAAAAAGTATCCTATATTAAAGGTCTTGCAGATGGATTAGACATAAACGACAATTCAAAGGAAGGAAAAGTATTAAGGTCCATAATAGAAGTGCTTCAGGGTATGGCTGAAGCTATTGAGGATCTTGAAGGTGCTCAGGCAGAGCTTGACGAATATGTTGAAGCCATCGATGAAGATTTGGCAGATGTGGAAGAAGAATTATACGGTGAAGAAGAAGAGGAAGATGACGGTTTTATAGAAATCGAATGCCCTAATTGCAATGAAACCGTATATCTTGATGAAGAACTCTTTGATGATGAAGACGAAGAAATCCTTTGCCCTAACTGTCATGAACCTATACATTTTGAGTGCGGATGCTGCGGACATGATCACGACGACGCTCATGACCATCACCACCATGATCACGAACACTAA
- a CDS encoding M24 family metallopeptidase yields MNNSRLQKLREGLALKKLDGALLISDSNRNYITGFTGDESYAIVTQNDALFITDFRYVEQALKEVSGFTVQQYKIKIAEHLSNMIKSLDIKTLGFEENLMSFMFYDDLKANLRDVDFIKLDGLVEKIRQIKDADEVKNISTAASIADKAFTHILNMIKPGVTENSIALELEFFIKSNGASNLSFPSIVVSGKRSSLPHGKPTAKAIEEGDFLTMDFGCIYNGYCSDMTRTVVIGKASGRQKDIYDTVLYANEEVIKKARPEITGKDLDCVARKIIEDKGYGEYFGHGLGHGVGMQIHELPSVSKRGDSLLKPGMIITDEPGIYIPDFGGVRIEDLLLITENGCEVLSKSDKKLIEIV; encoded by the coding sequence ATGAATAATAGCAGATTGCAAAAGCTAAGGGAAGGCCTGGCTTTAAAAAAACTGGACGGAGCTTTATTGATTTCCGACTCTAACCGAAACTACATCACCGGTTTCACCGGAGATGAAAGTTATGCAATAGTTACTCAAAACGATGCTTTGTTTATTACTGATTTCAGGTATGTTGAGCAGGCTTTAAAAGAAGTATCGGGCTTTACCGTGCAGCAATACAAAATCAAGATAGCAGAACACCTCTCAAATATGATTAAGTCCTTGGACATTAAAACCTTGGGCTTTGAAGAAAACCTTATGTCCTTTATGTTTTATGATGATTTGAAAGCCAATCTGAGAGATGTTGATTTTATAAAATTAGATGGCTTGGTGGAAAAAATAAGACAGATCAAGGATGCCGATGAAGTTAAAAATATAAGCACTGCCGCGTCCATAGCCGATAAAGCCTTTACCCATATTTTGAATATGATAAAGCCGGGCGTAACTGAAAATTCCATTGCATTAGAATTGGAGTTTTTTATAAAATCCAACGGAGCCTCTAATCTTTCATTCCCATCAATCGTTGTATCGGGTAAAAGATCATCCCTGCCTCACGGAAAACCTACCGCAAAGGCTATAGAAGAAGGGGATTTTTTAACAATGGACTTTGGCTGCATATATAACGGCTACTGTTCTGATATGACAAGAACCGTTGTAATAGGCAAGGCTTCAGGCAGGCAAAAGGATATTTATGATACAGTTTTATATGCCAATGAAGAAGTAATTAAAAAGGCAAGGCCTGAAATCACAGGCAAGGATCTGGATTGTGTAGCAAGAAAGATAATAGAAGATAAGGGTTATGGAGAATATTTCGGCCATGGCTTAGGTCACGGAGTAGGTATGCAGATACATGAACTGCCTTCTGTATCCAAAAGAGGAGACTCACTTTTAAAGCCGGGTATGATAATAACCGATGAGCCGGGTATATATATTCCTGATTTCGGCGGTGTAAGGATAGAAGATCTTTTATTAATAACTGAAAACGGATGCGAAGTATTATCAAAATCAGATAAAAAACTAATTGAGATTGTATAG
- the efp gene encoding elongation factor P gives MVTAGEFRKGTTFEMDGQVFTIVDFQHVKPGKGAAFVRTKIKNVIAGTVLEKTFNPTEKFQEAVIERKEMQYLYNDGTLYYFMDTTTYEQVPLNEGIVEDAVKYLKENDNAIIRFYKSEAFSVEAPNFVELEVTHTEPGVKGDTATNTLKPATVETGAVIMVPLFVNTGDRIRIDTRSGEYMERA, from the coding sequence ATGGTAACAGCTGGTGAATTCAGAAAAGGAACTACTTTTGAAATGGATGGACAAGTATTTACAATTGTTGATTTTCAGCATGTAAAACCTGGTAAGGGTGCAGCCTTTGTAAGAACTAAAATAAAAAATGTTATCGCAGGTACAGTACTTGAAAAAACTTTCAACCCAACAGAAAAATTCCAGGAAGCCGTTATTGAAAGAAAGGAAATGCAGTATTTGTACAATGACGGTACATTATACTATTTTATGGACACTACTACATATGAACAGGTTCCGCTTAATGAAGGAATTGTTGAAGATGCAGTTAAATACTTAAAAGAAAATGACAATGCAATTATAAGATTTTACAAAAGTGAGGCTTTTTCAGTTGAAGCACCCAATTTCGTTGAGCTTGAAGTTACACATACAGAGCCCGGTGTTAAAGGCGACACAGCCACAAACACATTAAAGCCTGCCACAGTTGAAACAGGAGCTGTAATAATGGTTCCTCTCTTTGTAAATACAGGAGACAGAATAAGGATTGATACGAGATCCGGAGAATATATGGAAAGAGCATAA